The Aggregicoccus sp. 17bor-14 genome has a window encoding:
- a CDS encoding homoserine kinase, with amino-acid sequence MALYTHLEPQVFERIAEAFDLGAVLRVEGIAQGSINTNHRLDTATGRWFVRHTTQRSAQDLRYEAALLAHLAAGHFPGPTLRPTREGAPFLELTGDRTPALPQALLEVLPAGASAVALPGGMPRAVVDARASGAVAPGALGGGTADGGRVSVFAWLPGEERTRAQLTPEHLERLGAELGKLHRLTQSFGPSRENPYGPAQVTAWLRQLNGQRDLELRALAPELARALARAEALEQPLAPRGAIHADLFLDNVKWLGDRVGAFFDFEMACHDAYGLDLAITLNAWCFEETYRPELAQALVRGYGWERALAPEEREGLFAHALFGAVRFTVSRIRDYHLPGLPPERLAPKSFRTYLARVRALEAMGPAGFAALCAL; translated from the coding sequence GTGGCGCTCTATACACATTTGGAGCCCCAAGTATTCGAGCGAATCGCAGAGGCGTTCGACCTGGGGGCAGTGCTGCGCGTGGAGGGCATTGCCCAGGGCTCCATCAATACCAACCACCGGCTGGACACCGCCACGGGCCGCTGGTTCGTACGCCACACCACGCAGCGCTCCGCGCAGGACCTGCGCTACGAGGCGGCGCTGCTCGCGCACCTCGCGGCAGGGCACTTCCCCGGCCCCACGCTGCGGCCCACCCGCGAGGGCGCCCCCTTCCTGGAGCTGACGGGTGACCGGACGCCGGCGCTGCCCCAGGCCCTGCTGGAAGTGCTTCCCGCGGGCGCCTCGGCGGTCGCCCTGCCCGGGGGCATGCCCCGGGCGGTGGTCGACGCGCGGGCCTCCGGCGCCGTGGCCCCGGGCGCGCTAGGAGGCGGAACGGCCGACGGCGGGCGGGTGAGCGTGTTCGCCTGGCTGCCCGGGGAGGAGCGCACGCGCGCGCAGCTCACCCCCGAGCACCTGGAGCGCCTGGGCGCGGAGCTGGGCAAGCTGCACCGGCTCACGCAGTCCTTCGGCCCCTCGCGCGAGAACCCCTACGGCCCGGCGCAGGTGACGGCGTGGCTGCGGCAGCTCAACGGCCAGCGCGACCTGGAGCTGCGCGCGCTCGCGCCGGAGCTGGCCCGGGCGCTCGCGCGCGCCGAGGCGCTGGAGCAGCCGCTCGCCCCGCGCGGCGCCATCCACGCGGACCTGTTCCTGGACAACGTGAAGTGGCTGGGCGACCGGGTGGGGGCCTTCTTCGACTTCGAGATGGCCTGCCACGACGCCTACGGGCTGGACCTGGCCATCACCCTCAACGCCTGGTGCTTCGAGGAGACCTACCGGCCCGAGCTCGCGCAGGCGCTGGTGCGCGGCTACGGCTGGGAGCGCGCGCTCGCGCCCGAGGAGCGCGAGGGGCTCTTCGCCCACGCGCTCTTCGGTGCGGTGCGCTTCACCGTGAGCCGCATCCGCGACTACCACCTGCCGGGGCTGCCGCCGGAGCGGCTCGCGCCCAAGAGCTTCCGCACCTATCTCGCCCGCGTGCGCGCGCTCGAGGCGATGGGCCCCGCGGGCTTCGCGGCGCTCTGCGCCCTCTAG